In Fusobacterium nucleatum, the genomic stretch TTATCTGTATATTCTCTTCCAGGAATTTTAGCAATCATAACTTCCATACCAAAACTTTTAGCATATTGCTCTACTTTTTTTCCTATATTGCCATGTCCTAAAATTCCTAAAACTTTACCTTCTGTATCTACATGATAGTATCTATCCATTTTGTTAGAAATTTCTTCCCACTTATTTTGTTTTACTTCTTGACTTAATCTTTCTGCTCTTGTTAATTCATTTAACAAAAGTGTCATTGTAAGTTGAGATACTGAATTAGTTGAATAGTTTGCTACATTAGCAATGGTTACTCCATATTCCTTTGCTGCAACTAAATCTATATGATTATACCCAGTTCCAGTCAATAAAACTAATTTTAAATGAGAAGCTTTTTCAAATTCTTTTTTACCTAATCTAATTCTATTTAAAATTACAACATCATAATCTTTTAAATAACTTGCTATATCATCATTATTTGTAAGATTAAGCTCTGTGTATTCTCCATACTTTGAAAATATTCCTTTTAATTCATAAGGTCCTACTGCATTTCTGTCTAAAAATAATATTTTTAACTTATTTTTTCCCATAGTTTTCCCCTTTCTTTAAAATTAAAACATTCATATCAAATTTTCTATTTAATTTTTCATAATTTTCTATTCCTAATATAGTTATTTTTTCATTATCATAGGATAGATTCTCTCCAACTATAATAATTAAATTTCTAATTCCATTAGTGTATAATTTTTTTGTTATTTCATAAGGATTTTGAATATCATCTGTAAGTAAGACTAAACCAGCAATATCTTCATCATTTATATTTTTAATATAGTTAAATTCCCTACCATGTACACTTGCTAATCTAAAATTTTGCCAATTTTCTCCTAATTTTGAAAATAAATATTGATAAGATGAAATATTAGGAATAATATTTAAAATATCCTTAGATAAATATTTTGATAAATAAGGGACTAAACTATAATATCCTGTATCTCCTGAAACTATAATTGTTATTTTTCTTTCTACATTTTCTTTCAGATAAGTTATGAGTTCATTTAATTTCCCCAAAATATATATTTCTTGTTTTTCTGAAATAATAGTTTTTAAGTCTGAAAGTTGTCTTGTACTTCCAATTATAATTTCAGCTTCTTTTATACAATCAATTCCAGCAGTAGAAAGATATTTTATATTCCCAGGTCCTAAGCCTACTACATTTATTTTATTTAATTGCACCACATTCACCAACCATTCTTTGATAGTTATCACTTTCTCCAATAGTTTCTCCCTTAAATGAGAATATTGCAGCAGATACTTCTATATCTGCTCTTGCATATTCTTGCATTTTAAAGGCAACTCTATTTGCAATTAAATGATAAATTTCTTTATTTTCTATATAATCACAGGCTTCTTCAATAGTATTTGAAGCTAAAATTTTTCTAATTATTTCAGGCTTTTCATCAACAAGAAAAGCACAAGCTGCCATAGTTTCCATTCTACCATCTGCAACTCTACTGTGAGTATTAAAAATTCCACCTGCTACCTTAATAGCTTTTGCAATATGTCCTAACATTATAATTTTTTTAAAGCCTAATTTTACAGCACTTTCTATCATAAAACCAACGAAGTTACTTATAATTATAAGCTGTTCAGTATCTAATCCAATTTTTTGACAATGTCTTTCTCCATAGTTACCAAAGGCAAAAATAACCCAATCTCTGTTTTTATCTTCTCTCATAACTTTAAGCTCTGCAAACATAGATTTTTTTAATGCTTCTTCACTCATAGCCTTAACTATTCCAGTTGTCCCTAAAACTGATATTCCACCTATAACTCCCATTTTAGGATTATATGTTTTTAATGCCTTTGCTCTTCCCTCTGGAATGTAGATTGTTATTATAGCTTTTTCATCACTGCCATCTAAAATTTCATTTACAACAGAAGTTATCATCTTTTGAGGTCCAGGATTGATAGCAGATTTTCCAACTGCTATTTGTAAACCTTTTTTGGTTACAAGTCCAACTCCTCTACCACCAACAATTACACAATTATCATAGTATACACCCCTGTCAACTTTTGGAAGTTCTTTTACTAATTGTACCTTAGCACAGATACTTATTCCATCAGTAACATCTGGGTCATCACCTGCATATTTTTGTATAGCACAACTTGCAAAATTATTTCTAACTCTTAATTTTTGTACGGGTATCTTTAATGTTTTATAATTTAATGTTGTTATATCAACTTCATTAGCTTTTTTACCATAGATTAATGCTTCCAAAGCAACTTTTACTGCTGCTGTTGCACAAGTTCCTGTTGTATAACCATTTTTTAATTCTTTTTCTTCCATTTCAATATCTCTCTCTTATTTTTTCTTTTTCATATTAGGTCTAAATGAAGTCTTTAAATCAAAACCTTTACTTAGTATTTTATTTTCATTAGAAACTTTAGGTGCAATTTCTTTTTCACTTCTTTTATTAGATAGAAATTCAACTAGATTTTGCCACACAAAATCTTCATCAATATATACTCCCATCTGTGATAGATTTGGATTATAAATAAATTTATATAGAGAAGGGGAATAATATCTTTTAGCTTTTTCATTATTACATTCGCCAATGTATTCTATTAAAAGGATTGGCTCATTTAATATAATATCATCTTTATTGATATTAAGATTTATTAATTTTTTTCTATTATAAGATAATAAATAGTCCCAATCACTTCTAAATCTACTGTAAATATTAAATTTCTCCCCATCTTTAAAAGTAATTTCTTTTTTATATTCAAAGTTAGTCAACTTTCTCAAATTTTCTTTATTTTTTATATCAAAATAGGTATATACACCATTTTCAGTAAAAAATAAATGTATTAATTTCTCTCCTATAAAAAGTATTTTATGAATATTTTTTTCATCAGTAACTTTTGTATTTTCTTTTAAATTTTTATTAAAATCATCTTCTGATATTCTATAATTTATATTTATATCTCTGAAAAAACCTTGAAAATATTCACAATAAGTTTTTCTAGTATATACTAATTTTTCATCTACTCCATATTTTCCAACTTTATAATCATAAAAATCTTTAAATTTACTAATTATCTTCATATTCTCCCCCCTATTTCTTCTTTTTCATATTAGGCCTAAATGAAGTTTTTAAATCAAAACCTTTACTTAGTATTTTGTTTTCATCAGAAACCTCAGGGGAAATTTCTTTTTCACTTCTTTTATTAGATAAAAATTCAACTAAACTTTGCCATATAAAATCTTCATCAAAATATATTCCCATCTGTGATAGATTTGGATTATAAGTAATTTTATAGATAGAGTTTGGATATCTAATAGTTTTCTTATCAACTTTACCAAGATATTCTATTAAAATCATAGGCTCATCAAAAAGAATATCATCTTTTGGAATATTCAAATATGATAAAAATCTTTTTCTATCATAAGAAAATAAATCATTCCATAACTCTTCAAAAGTTAAATAAATCTCAAACTTTTTTCCATCATTAAAAGTAATTTCTTTTTTGTCAGTACGATAAGCCCAATATCTATATATTTTTTCTCCACCTATCTCTTTAGGATTTTTTATATCAAAATGAGTATATACTCCATCTTCAGTAAAAAATAAGTGTACTATTTTTTCTCCAACAATAAGCACTTTATTATAATTATTGTGCTTAAAATATTTAATATTTTCTTTTAAATTATTATTAAAATCTTCTTCTGAAACTCTTCCATTTTCATCTGTAAGTATATTTATATGTAATATTTTATAGTAGTCATAATAAGTTTTTCTATTATAGACTAATTTCTCATCTACTCCATATTTTACAACTTTGTAATTATAAAAATCTTTAAATTTACTAATTATTTTCATTTTTCTCCTTTAATTTTTAGGAGTTTACACTTGAAAACCTTCTCTTTTATATATTTGGTAGATAATTCCATGAAGTATAGCAACACCTATTGTGCTTCCCCCTTTTCTACCATTTACTGTGATGTATGGAACACCTAATTTTTTAAATTCCTCTTTTGATTCAGCTGCTCCAACAAAACCAACAGGAACTCCTATAACT encodes the following:
- a CDS encoding NAD(P)-dependent oxidoreductase; the protein is MGKNKLKILFLDRNAVGPYELKGIFSKYGEYTELNLTNNDDIASYLKDYDVVILNRIRLGKKEFEKASHLKLVLLTGTGYNHIDLVAAKEYGVTIANVANYSTNSVSQLTMTLLLNELTRAERLSQEVKQNKWEEISNKMDRYYHVDTEGKVLGILGHGNIGKKVEQYAKSFGMEVMIAKIPGREYTDNLENRFELDEVLEKCDIFSIHAPLTDLTRDLINLDRMKKMKKSAIILNLGRGPIINEDDLYYALKNKIIASAATDVMTTEPPKSDCKLLELDNFTVTPHLAWKSLKSVERLFAAIENNLNLFLENKLVGLESK
- the cbiE gene encoding precorrin-6y C5,15-methyltransferase (decarboxylating) subunit CbiE — its product is MITIKEWLVNVVQLNKINVVGLGPGNIKYLSTAGIDCIKEAEIIIGSTRQLSDLKTIISEKQEIYILGKLNELITYLKENVERKITIIVSGDTGYYSLVPYLSKYLSKDILNIIPNISSYQYLFSKLGENWQNFRLASVHGREFNYIKNINDEDIAGLVLLTDDIQNPYEITKKLYTNGIRNLIIIVGENLSYDNEKITILGIENYEKLNRKFDMNVLILKKGENYGKK
- the cbiD gene encoding cobalt-precorrin-5B (C(1))-methyltransferase CbiD, whose amino-acid sequence is MEEKELKNGYTTGTCATAAVKVALEALIYGKKANEVDITTLNYKTLKIPVQKLRVRNNFASCAIQKYAGDDPDVTDGISICAKVQLVKELPKVDRGVYYDNCVIVGGRGVGLVTKKGLQIAVGKSAINPGPQKMITSVVNEILDGSDEKAIITIYIPEGRAKALKTYNPKMGVIGGISVLGTTGIVKAMSEEALKKSMFAELKVMREDKNRDWVIFAFGNYGERHCQKIGLDTEQLIIISNFVGFMIESAVKLGFKKIIMLGHIAKAIKVAGGIFNTHSRVADGRMETMAACAFLVDEKPEIIRKILASNTIEEACDYIENKEIYHLIANRVAFKMQEYARADIEVSAAIFSFKGETIGESDNYQRMVGECGAIK